ATTATCTATTGATGTATTCTCAATTGTATCCATATCTAAATCAAGAATAAACTTCGCCAATTTCGAAACACAGTTTTCATCATAACTAACAGTAATAGAATTAGTAAGAAGTGAAATCTTACATGATCTCACTCCACTAACTTCTTCTATACAATATTTAAGTTTATTAAGATTTTCTTTTTTTAAATTATCTTCATAAACAAAACGGCATCTGCCCTTTATTCTGTGGGCTATTGACGCTCTCATTATTTATTTTCTTCCTCTGTTTTATCTTCAACTTTTTCTTCAGTTTTTTCTTCTTGTTCTTCAGCTACTTTTTCGATGTCCATTTCATCGTTTTTCTTAGCTTCTTCTTTTTCTTCTCTTTCTTTTACATCTTTTGCTTCTGCAATAACATCTTCTGCAGAAACTCTAATATTTTCAACAGTTTTATCGATAGATTCTTTAACTTTTAATCCTCCAACAACTGTACTAACAGCAGCTTTTTTAGCTAGCTTTGAATTCAAAACTTTTCCACCAATAGCTCCAGCTATTATTCCTGCACCTACGCTAATTATTTTTTTGTTTATCATAATATACCTCCATAATTTTACACCTTAAAATATTTGTAAGTTTTTACATAAAATTTACAATTTCTTTATATTCTATCTCACCATTATTATACAATTTTTTTCTTAAAAATATAAGTGTTTTCTTCGATTTTTTACTTTTTAATAAAAAAAGAACTAATCTATTTGTCCTAGATTAGATCTCATTTGTTTATATTTAATTTTTTATTTTAGCATATCCAAAATATATTCTTTTTCTACCATACCTACAGTAGATTTTATGATTTCTCCATCTTCAAATACCAAAATTGTAGGAATACTCATTACTTTGTATTTTCTGGAAATTTCTTGTGCTCCATCTACATTTAATTTACAGATTTTGATGTTTTCGTCTTTGTTTTCTTCATCAATTTCTTCAATTATTGGAGCGAGTCCTTGGCATGGTCCACACCAATCTGCATAGAAATCTACCAAAATTTTGCCTTTTGCTTGAATTACTTCTTCATCAAAGTTTTCATTGTTTAAATAAATCATATTTCACCTCTAATTATTGTTATCATTGTTGTCGTTGTTGTCGTTATTTCTGTCGTTTTTATTATTATCTTGTCCATCATCTTCAGAATTTTGATTGTTTCTCTTTTTGTCAGAATTTTCTGAGTTTTCGTTATCAGAATTATCTCTGTTATTATTTGAGTTTTCACTATCCGATTTTCTCTCAGAGTTTTCTTCAGAGTTTGATGGTTCTTTTTCTTCGTTGTTTTGTTTGTCGCTATCTTCTTTGTTGTTGTCTGTCTTTGTTACATTTTCATCAGCAACTTTAAGGTATTCTTCCAATGTCAAATTTTGGTCGTGAAGAATTTTCGCCAAATCAATTCCAACATATCTAAAATGCCATGGAGCAAAGCTTAATCCTGTAGTATCTTCCTTTCCTTCAGGATATCTCAATACGAAACCGTATTTATAAGCATTGTCCATCAACCACTTGTATTCTTTTGATTTTGAGAAATCTAATTTGTATTTAAGTGTGTAATCTTCTCCTATCAAATCATATGCTAGACCTGTTTGATGTTCAGAAGTACCAGCTTTTACGAATTTTACATCTTCTACATCTTCTAACTTAGATTGTTGTTCGAATGATCTATAATCGCTCACGCTTCTTAATATTACACCGTCTTTGTTTGCATCATTAACCATTAAAGTAAATGATTTACGAGCATCTTCATCAATTCCTGGATCGTAATCTGATGGCAATGTGTAG
This Finegoldia magna ATCC 53516 DNA region includes the following protein-coding sequences:
- a CDS encoding DUF6110 family protein — translated: MINKKIISVGAGIIAGAIGGKVLNSKLAKKAAVSTVVGGLKVKESIDKTVENIRVSAEDVIAEAKDVKEREEKEEAKKNDEMDIEKVAEEQEEKTEEKVEDKTEEENK
- the trxA gene encoding thioredoxin, producing MIYLNNENFDEEVIQAKGKILVDFYADWCGPCQGLAPIIEEIDEENKDENIKICKLNVDGAQEISRKYKVMSIPTILVFEDGEIIKSTVGMVEKEYILDMLK
- a CDS encoding D-alanyl-D-alanine carboxypeptidase family protein → MADNKRKSSYSDINQKYDFSSGRVSESEMRRRKKNAEKNRREMRKQRNSYNHEQDMGKTIVLTPEMVEMERKRIARQKRIARQKKLRRRRIISAIVAIVLILLIIFAVKKITNKNNAKPKQQTTITNQTPVKPQPVVQSLVKFSKTNKMTNLYEKSEKVSTVLEQIPNNAYVKYYSDQGDFSYVVYNGKKGYILKSDLSDIENKNQFKVIKGVLIVNSDYTLPSDYDPGIDEDARKSFTLMVNDANKDGVILRSVSDYRSFEQQSKLEDVEDVKFVKAGTSEHQTGLAYDLIGEDYTLKYKLDFSKSKEYKWLMDNAYKYGFVLRYPEGKEDTTGLSFAPWHFRYVGIDLAKILHDQNLTLEEYLKVADENVTKTDNNKEDSDKQNNEEKEPSNSEENSERKSDSENSNNNRDNSDNENSENSDKKRNNQNSEDDGQDNNKNDRNNDNNDNNDNNN